The window ttttccttCTATTATGATTTTCTTAATCTTAAtccttatttatataaaaataatataatattacaaaagTGTATATctatatgaaaaaataaatatagaaaaaaaagagaaaaaaaaaatgccgtccttatatatatatatatatatatatatatatatatatatatatatatgtgtatattcttttatGGTTATACtttttgaattattaatctctaatattattaaaacggttttattcatattctTTTAGTAATTCTATTTTAGTTatcaaattattataacaataacTTAAAAGTGAAAAAtgcaaatatatatatatatatatataactttaaaatataagtatgataaatatatatacaaaacTTATTATTCCTCgtataatattcatttagTTTAAGAATTAACATAAAGattttaaataaacatattacttagataaatatatttatatattgttaaaAACATAAGTAAACTAGAACACcataacaataaaatatgaaatacTTTTGTTCTGTGTtctaaaaaattaataaagaTCAGAATGTTTACATTACAATGTgcataataaaataacatcctcattttatttttgtaatatatatatattatatgaaatacataatttatataattttggttctatttttgttaaaatcatataaaaaaaaaaaaaaaaaaaaagaaagaaaatgaaataactattatacatatataatacaaattaATTGTTAAAcgaaatattttattattttaaaacaatactgaaataataataattttatttttagtatatataatattaataataataataatatattttgtaatcATTTTACATAAAGAttaattatacaaaaattttttctaatttaGAACAATACGAAcactttattattaatataatattttgcgtaccacatatattatatatatatatatatatatatataaattgttcatatttttagatgataataaaaaacgCAACCCTATTATTGGATTCTGACtcaaatataatattacctttttataattatttttttttttatgttaaaaaatataaataaattatattttatctttgttgaatttttattatattacaaacatttatttttcccataaaaagaaaaatagtacaatcttttatatttacttaaatataaaatatattatatatatatatatatatatatatctaaaattaaaaaaggatTAGGTATACACATTTTATATAGTTGTAAAGTAATTCGTTCTTTTATGcataacatattatattcgatattattaaataaatatattaagaCATATAActtatttctttttttttttttgatttttaaGCTATTTATTcctatatattttgttagGTACCATAAAACAACTACAACGCaattttatgtttttttttttttttttttcttattatacACAATTGAAGTAGTAcaattataagaaaaattatataatctatacgtacatatatatatatatatatttatttagttagttctattttaaaaaaaataaataaataatgcTACATAACCAAAATATTTTCACTAATATGAAAAAGCAGTGTGAACTTATAACCCCTTCTTGGGCACTAAAAATATGCAGAAAATATAACcatacaaataaaaaaatttacacTAATTACTAATCTATTTTTTGtctttgtttttatatCGAATGATTTTTCTTCACATAACGTCAagttaaaataaataccataaaatatatattcatacatttatttttacatatattatgtatatgcatattccactttattattttattttatttattttttccatGATGttttatagaaatataaataagtaTGGAATTAAAAATCAATTATACCAACATAATATTGAAACAAGATATGATAGAATATTAACAGAACATGCTGAGCATCTATGGAAAAACAATTTTTCATTAGTAGTTAATACAAGTCAAAATAATCCTTCAAATTTAAAGGATCATGTTTCTAGTAACCAATCAAcagaagaaataaaaaagacAAATGAATTAATTACAAATTTATCTAAACTTTGGAAAGATATGATTAAAAACACagaagaataatataacaataatacTGATCATATGGATCATAAATGGAGAGATGATATGTGGAATAAACAATGGGGGAAATATCTAGATGTAGCtcatgataatattaataagcacctaagaaattataatagCTCTGAagattataaaaaagatattacaaataaatgGATACAATAAGAAAGTGAAGATGTTGAAGTTTTTGTAAATGCATTAAAACAGGAATGgcataaaaataataataattaaaatgaattatataatataaataaataaataaatatatatatatatatatatatatatataattttattcatttattttttattttttgttttcttaAACAATTAAACAACATTATGActattaaataattatgtacattcaataatatttattaaataatatgtatttttcttgttgttttattatttaatttaatttatttattttttttttttaagaaacacatataaattacTTCATAAATGTTTATCATtgttaattattttataaatttctACACAGatttaatatttacaatTTGTATGAACAACATTTCATAAAACCAAAAAATTGTATCATAAAAgattaataaataaataattaacatttttatacacatatgcatcaaaaaaaaaaaaataataataataataaatataaaataatacttAAGAATTTTAGTAAGACAATTTTTCTAATCCCcttaaataattaatattatattcttatgttggttatatgaaataatcaataaaaataaataaataaataaatatataaatatatatatatatatatatatatatatacctaTGTTGTTGTAGTAAAGCACTTAAAAACCATAAAAGAGAATATGTAATTACATGCGTACCATTATAACGAAATAAACcataaaagaataaaatatatatatatatatatatatatatatatgtaaccagaaaaaaaaatcatattaatatataaatatcaaaaaatatttatatattaaacaaaacatcattatgtttaatattgggttttatgaatatctgtaatatataattatttatttttttcccttttttCTATGTGGTTTATTAAAAAGTGTTACCTTGctatacatatatttttacaaacAAATAGTGTGTTATAAATAGCCATTATTTAGTTTATTCCTTATATATGCATACGTaaacatttaaataaataaataaatacacatatatatattaataatgtgTGTActtaattataaaatatccaattttttttttttttttttaaatgaatattttataaatatatttctatatcATTTCTTATCATTAggatatataatatttatctataaaatgaattatatagattataataatatttaaatgtgtataaaaatatttttaaaaaattttgtttGAACATGAGTGAACTAGAACCTTCTAATATAATTTCAACGAATAGTACTCAGTTAAAACTTCAAGAAAACCATAACcaaataacaaataatttatatgaatacGATATGGATTATgattttcttcttattatatgtattctAATTTATATAGCACTTTCAGTACTACTTCTAAAAATATGTCAACTggtaatataatataatatatatatatatatataatacaaattaCAACATCTTTCTACAATTCAAAATTAAAAACTTCCCattatgtgtatattttatttttaaattaatagaGTTATCAGGGAGCATGTTCTAGACGTCGAGCACTTGTATATTTCGTTGAAGCTGATTCTGGATACTTTTCTAATGAAGATGAATagacataaaaaaaatatatatataataataataataataataatccaatattattaagaattattaataacaaataagttatttttaaataagaattttaaaagattaatatattaagtATGTAAATTAACatgaattattatacaacaataataaaatgtaatataaatagatatatgataattaattaatatatatatatttattattattattttcatatttttacatgtatcttataataatatactattgacatatatatatatatatatatatatatatacatattattatataccTATCAAAAGGtacacataatataataattccTTTATATATGAAGTGATATAccatattaaaaaaaaacatattcTGTTTCtcaaattaaaatttattcaGGTATAGCTTTAAAAAGATTCacacaaaatatataaaaatatatatatatatatatatatatatatatacatattttatattaaacCTTTTACAGGGTAACCTGCAATTTTTATGAAGAtgcaaaaaaaataatatacatagTTATTTCAAACATCTTCTTTTCCATTTTTAAAAggatataaattttaaaaatttaaaagaactcattttttatacatatctttaataaagaaaaaaaaaaaaaaaccttAATCTAAAATGTAGGAAAGgaacatatatattcatatataattttctatttttcatttgccttataaatatgttaaatattttattttgtgtTANNNNNNNNNNNNNNNNNNNNNNNNNNNNNNNNNNNNNNNNNNNNNNNNNNNNNNNNNNNNNNNNNNNNNNNNNNNNNNNNNNNNNNNNNNNNNNNNNNNNcatatatatatatatatatatatatatatatatcacattaaaattataaaataaaatagtaTTGATTTTTATcagataaaataaattactCTTAATTTATTAACACCGTGCTATAAAGAAGCGTCTTGTTTTTCctacatttatattttattttatataccttaatttttttttttttttttttttttttctctctCTATCTTCATATTACAACAAGTTTAACCAAATAAGGAGAAACCTAAAtcatcttcttcttcttcttcctctactttttcttcttttttgGCTTCCTTTTTGTCTTCACTTGGTTTTTCAGTTGTAACTTGGGCAGCAGCTGCAGGGGCACTTCCTACACTTAAGTTACTTAATAAGCTCCTATAAAACgcaaaaaattaaaaattaaaaaaaaatatatattttcatatatttataaatataatattgcatatatattatattaggagggggaaaaaaaaaaacacactttaataatatacattttcacataatattatatacaatttgcacatacataattatacatTAGATATATCATAATCCACAGTTCATATTTGttaaatagaaataaatacatgtataaatatatatattttgttatatgcatatttatgtatgtattaaaattttatatacatccatttttatatgtacactaaaatataaatatatatatatatatatatatatatatatatatatatatgtaatatacattttttttattattatattttttttcttactGAATATCTTTTCCCTTTAAAGCCCTTTCGAAAAGCATTGGTAAGTATGGCAAAACAGTATTGTTAGAATTTTTAATAAGCTTTAAAATATTGTCACTTGTTATActcattttttcttcatgTAATATTAAAGCAGCATAGGTACATAAAAGTTCCTGCTTTTCACATTCTGGTAATTCTGATGCTGGAATTGATGccattttttcttttctttttattttattttgatttatttaaaatttataaaatgttataaaattattaaatataatataattttcaatttattcttaaataagaaaatatgaaattgttatttttttttttttttatttatttatttatttatttatttattatttttttttttttaattacaaatatatctcctaattttttcttttttttcttgaagtaaaaaaaataagcaaaaataaaaaaatatattatatattatatattatataatatatatatttttatattatctttagTAAAAGCTATTTACTATAAAAAActtcaaaataatattataaaaaaaaagaaaagaaaaaaaaaaaaaggggggattaaaaaaattacaaatatatatatattatatatattatcatatatatatatgtaaatatgtaaaataatacatataatattataaagaaaaaaaaaaaaaaaaaaaggcaaaatatatatataatatataaatatttatataacatatataataatatattgatatatattatattattaatgtacatatatatatattattttaatatatatgttatttaatatatatatatatattttttataatataaatatagtTTCTTAACAAGTAAATATTAGTGTATCAAAGAGGTtaagttatatatatcatatttatagtACGTACAATAAAATCAAtcatttttcatatgtatatttatatattttttgtatatatataataataaaatacacaaaaatatatatttaatatattaatattatatatatatattatatatatatggtgtttttttctttttactatataaattaaacaatatatattttttattatatatattttttttttattataattatgaaaagtttattataatatatattatatatatttatctatatatataaaaaaaagtatcattataattttttttttatattataaaaaaaatatatgtagGTTCAacaatttattatattaaatacatatatatattatgtttgttatattatttatacccctatttaattctttctttaaattttatatatattatattttaatatttatatatataaaaaaagtaaatttttaaaaatgctattataatatattattaagtATAAAATCCATgtattttgtaaatataattacatattatataaatttatacaaatttatagaaattttaatattatatatacaaacaaaaaaaaaaataataatttaaaaaatttatatttatatataaatatcaCACTTTTCCCcatacaaaaatataatatatatttttttttttccttttatttatCCTTTTAATTTGAATTTTACATTTTCTAAGATTTACGAAAAATTCccataaaataaaaattcaaaaatatctttataattttaaaatgtgAACTAATATTCTGTTTGAAgtgtaataaaataatatatcctTATTCTCAcagaaaaaagaaaataaacataatatatatatatatatatatatatatatacaacttataaatatttcatattaaatttgttatatataacattcAATGTTCTAATGTTCTGTTTTAAAAAGAGTGacctttttattaaattctCAATAAAACAATCTTTGAATTTTTAATActataatgaaaaaaattcataatttatatggaatggaaaatatatattttttccaaACAGTAttcaattttatataaaaacaaatataatatatataataaaataaataaatgaataaataacGAATTCAttaatcaaaataaatatgtgtAGTTACTTCTTATATATAGAccaaatttttatttttttctatatatatatatatatatatatcttataatattattaaaggaaaa of the Plasmodium reichenowi strain SY57 chromosome 11, whole genome shotgun sequence genome contains:
- a CDS encoding hypothetical protein (conserved Plasmodium protein, unknown function) yields the protein MSELEPSNIISTNSTQLKLQENHNQITNNLYEYDMDYDFLLIICILIYIALSVLLLKICQLSYQGACSRRRALVYFVEADSGYFSNEDE
- a CDS encoding 60S acidic ribosomal protein P1, putative, which produces MASIPASELPECEKQELLCTYAALILHEEKMSITSDNILKLIKNSNNTVLPYLPMLFERALKGKDIQSLLSNLSVGSAPAAAAQVTTEKPSEDKKEAKKEEKVEEEEEEDDLGFSLFG